TTTACTGTTTCTTATACTGTTGGCAGTCGAGACAAAGTACGCGTTGATAGCTTCCCAACTGCTTATCGAGCTGGATGGGGCTGGGGGCGCGGCTACTATGGTGGTTATCATGGCGGTGTGGTGGTTGGCACAGACACGCATGTACGAAACTACACTGAGGGTAAATTAGCGATTGATGTATTTGACGTCAAAACGAAGCAGCCTACTTGGCATGGCTGGGCAGTAAAGCGTATGACGCGCGCTGATAATGACGATTCAATGGCAACAATCAAAACGGTTGTAGACGAAGTCGTGGCCAACTTTAATTAGCGAATACTTATAGCAATTACGAAGGCTTGATATATCCAAGCCGAGTAACATATAAAAGCGTCAACTAAGGCGCTTTTTTTATGTTACTAGAATGATTGATGAAATAGCCGATGTTGTTGAGAAAAGCGCAATAAAAGTGTCGAAAACATAAATAATTGGGTGAATTTTCCTTAAGTTTTTAGCAAAAATATGCCAGTGTATAGAACATAAGAACGATAAATAGAAGTACCAAATTCAAGTTATGGATAAGTTTATATTTAAGGATGAACCGAGAGAAAATAATGGATTAGCAACGGCAAAGGCCGATAAATATTGGCGCATCCTTATTGTTGATGATGATGAGTCGGTGCATCAAGTCACTAATCTCGTCCTTGCAGGCGCAGAAATTGAAGGGCGTAAATTACAACTTATCTCCGCTTATTCCAGTGAACAAGCACGAAAACTGCTCAAAGACGATGATAGTTTTGCCTTAGCCTTTGTTGATGTTGTAATGGAAACAGACCATGCTGGGCTTGAATTGGTGGAATGGATTCGCAATGAACTGAAAAACCAAGCAATACGCCTTATTTTACGTACAGGTCAAGCGGGTAGTGCACCAGAAGCTAAAGTTATTAAAGACTTTGATATTAACGATTACAAAGAAAAAACCGACTTTACCTCAGGTAAAATGATCACTAGCGTATATGCTGGTATTCGCGCCTACCGCGACATTATGACCATTCAACGCAGTTTGGATGGTTTTAAACAATTAATTACTGCCACTCACGACTTACTGAAAATTAACCAAATTCGCTCATTTGGCTCCGCTGCCTTGCAACATTTGCTATCGCTAATGAATGTTGAAAGTTCAGCACTTTATATTGCCCGAAATCATATCGACTTTGATCAATCGGCATCCAATATGATTATCGCGTGCACGGGTAAGTACATTAGCGAGTCTGACAGTTTGGAAAGTTCGGCAATTGATGAGCCTATTAAAGCCTTAATTAGTGAGACCTTCGCGAGGAAAACGCATTATAGTGATGATCAGTGTTTTATTGGCTATTACGAAACAGGCGAGTCGGGTAACAGTGCCGCCAGTGTGCTTTACATCGAGTTTGAACAAGATGCCGAACACTTTAAAACCAATCTTGCGGAGCTCTACGTTACAAATGTTGCACTGATTCTCGAAGGTTTAACGCAGCGCCACGAAATAGAACGAACCCAAACTGAAATGTTGTATTTGGTTGGTGAAGCAATTGAAACTCGCAACCACCATATTGGTAGCCATGCCCAACGGGTTAGCTTGCTGAGTGCTTTGTTTGCACAGAAGCTCGGCTTATCAGAGCGCTTTGTGAGTGCTATTAAAATTGCTGCACCATTACATGATATTGGTAAGGTAGCCATACCTGATCATATCTTAAACAAGCCAGATAAGCTGACTGAGGAAGAGTGGCGGGTAATGAAAACTCATGCCACGTTGGGCAGTGAAATATTGGCGCGTTCGAAAGCTAGTATTTCTCAGCTTGGCGCTCGTATTGCACACTATCAGCACGAAAACTGGGACGGCTCAGGCTACCCTGAAGGCTTGCAAGGGGAAGAAATTCCAGTTGAGGCACGTATTGCCGCAATAGCTAACGTTTTTGATACCTTAGGCAATGATCGTTGTTACAGTAAAAAGTGGCAAATGGATGAAATTAAAGATCACATTGCAGCACAACGTGGTCTTCAATTTGAACCTAGGTTGGTAGATATTCTGTTTGCTAATTTTGAAGAATTCGCTGCGATTCGTCAGCAATTTCCAGAAACAGAGTAAACCAAAGATATGTTACTAATAGTCGATAAAGCCATAGCGTAGATACGCTCAAAGCTGAGCTAAAAGAAAAGGCAATATGATCAGCTCATATTGCCTTTTTTGCATGTGCCTTTTATTGTAATGAGTTAAAGCAACAGGGATTAATCTGCATTCACCACTTTTAAATGCATGGGTGCTTCAGTCAATTCATCAATTTCAGTTTCACCGCGATGATCTTTTGCCAACCAGTGATATAAAATGGGCAGCACAATCAAGGTAAAGAAAGTACCAATCAGCATACCTGCCACCAGAATAATCCCGATGCTATTACGCGCTTCTGCACCTGCGCCAGTCACTAACACTAGTGGGAAATGACCAAGCACTGTTGCCGCTGTTGTCATTAAAATAGGGCGTAAGCGGGTGCTGGCGGCTGATTTTACTGCATTCAGTTTGTTTGCTCCTTGCAACTGCATATGGTTGGCAAACTCAACAATTAATATGCCGTTTTTGGCGATCAGACCGATCAAGGTGATTAGGCCAATCTGCGAGTAGATATTCACTGAAGTTAAGCCGACAAAGGCCAACATTAACGCACCTGAAAGTGCTAGCGGGGCACAACCCAGCAACACCACCAATGGGTCTCTAAAGCTATTAAACTGAATCGTTAAGACAAAGTACACTACCACCATGGAAATCAGCAGTACACCAACCATAGTATTGCCTTCTTTGCGCAGTTGACGAGACTCGCCCGCATAATCTACCGAGTAATTCTTTGGTACGATATTAGTAGCAATTTGTTCAATGCTCGCTAGTCCTTGCTCTTTGGTTACATGCGGTAAAATACCAGCAAAAATACGGAATGATTTTTGTTGGTTAAAGGAACCTAAAACACGCGGCGCAGTAATAGCGCGAATACTGGCAAAGCTAGCAACAGGGACAAGTGTGCCATCGGCAGTCGCGATCTGCATACCTAACACATCTTCTGGGTTAAATTTCTGCTGATTGCCAACTACCGGGATAACGCGGTACGCCTTGCCTTCGTTGTTAAAACGATTAACATAGTTATTGCTCATTAACACGCTAAGCTGATCGTTTACATCCGAGAGGTTTAAACCGAGATCTGCCACTAAGGTTTTATCAATAACTAACTCAGATTGTGGCAAATCGATTTTTAAATCGGTATCAACAAACATAAAGTTACCCGATTGATAAGCTTGACCAATAATTTGCTCGGCGTAGTTACGCATTGTGCCGTAATCGTCGTTAGTGCGGATCACCACTTCTACATCGAACTGGCCAGCCGTTGGCAACGCCGCTGGTAATACCGGCAATAAATTTAGCTCTGAAATTTGACCGAGCTGGCCATACAGTGCTGGCAAACTTTCATGCACGCTTTGCTCTCGCTGTTCAAAGCTTGCCAATTCAATACCACCAAAACCGGCATTTTTAGTGAGGATTTGCCAAACAAACTTACCACCGTCGGTTGCTTTTAAGGTATCAACCACTTGGTTCATATTGTTAGTGGTGTAACTCATTGACGCTTCTGGCGGCGCTTCCACCACCACGTTGATGCTGTTTTGATCTTCCACAGGCGCTAATTCTTTTTGCGAAAACAGGTAAAACGGCACCACTAATAAACTAAAGACAATGGCGACAAAGATGATTGGGGCTTTGAATGCAAAAATGCTGTCCAGTAGTTTTAGATACTTGGCTTGTAAGCGCTCAAAACCACCATTAACATTCTTCGTCAAGCGTCCTTCTTTACCACCTTCTGGCGATACATAGGCGCTCATCACAGGTGACAGGGTAATTGCCACTAGGCCAGAAATTAAAACGGCAACTGCTAGGGTAAAAGCGAATTCACGAAATAGATAACCAGTTAAGCCAGATAAGAAACCAATCGGCGCGTAAACCGCTGCGAGCGTAAGTGTCATGGCAATTACCGGCACTAATAATTGACGTGAGCTAATCAGTGCGGCGTTGAATCGTGATTTACCTTCCCGCATATGGCGAGCGACATTTTCTACAACGACAATAGCGTCATCAACCACTAACCCCACAGTAAGCACAATTGCCAGTATGGTCAGCAGGTTGAGGGAAAAGCCCATCAGCGACATAACGGCAATAGCACCTAAAATTGAAATAGGAATAGTGATCAGCGGTACTAGCGCGGTTCTAAATGAACCCATCATGGCGATCACAACAATACCAACCAGTAATACGGTTTCAATTAATGTTGTGAAAATCTCTTTAATGGCATCACGCATATACAAAGTACCATCGTAGCCAATGTCGATGCTCATACCATCAGGTAAAGTGGTATTTACGCGCTCTAGTTTTTGATAAAGGGCATCACCAATGGAAATTTCATT
This Thalassotalea euphylliae DNA region includes the following protein-coding sequences:
- a CDS encoding DUF4136 domain-containing protein produces the protein MKIVKQVMLVALVAGLAGCASTYKAKVNFDKNEQVSTADYKTFAWLKESKILAAPADINPVMKVRVDEAIERAFVAKGYTMVESAQNADFTVSYTVGSRDKVRVDSFPTAYRAGWGWGRGYYGGYHGGVVVGTDTHVRNYTEGKLAIDVFDVKTKQPTWHGWAVKRMTRADNDDSMATIKTVVDEVVANFN
- a CDS encoding HD domain-containing phosphohydrolase, translating into MDKFIFKDEPRENNGLATAKADKYWRILIVDDDESVHQVTNLVLAGAEIEGRKLQLISAYSSEQARKLLKDDDSFALAFVDVVMETDHAGLELVEWIRNELKNQAIRLILRTGQAGSAPEAKVIKDFDINDYKEKTDFTSGKMITSVYAGIRAYRDIMTIQRSLDGFKQLITATHDLLKINQIRSFGSAALQHLLSLMNVESSALYIARNHIDFDQSASNMIIACTGKYISESDSLESSAIDEPIKALISETFARKTHYSDDQCFIGYYETGESGNSAASVLYIEFEQDAEHFKTNLAELYVTNVALILEGLTQRHEIERTQTEMLYLVGEAIETRNHHIGSHAQRVSLLSALFAQKLGLSERFVSAIKIAAPLHDIGKVAIPDHILNKPDKLTEEEWRVMKTHATLGSEILARSKASISQLGARIAHYQHENWDGSGYPEGLQGEEIPVEARIAAIANVFDTLGNDRCYSKKWQMDEIKDHIAAQRGLQFEPRLVDILFANFEEFAAIRQQFPETE
- a CDS encoding efflux RND transporter permease subunit; its protein translation is MSALHENKPSLMDIFVSRPALAIVLSLLIVLAGLNSAYKISVQQFPRIESASLEINTTYTGASAEVVKGYVTEPIERVASTVPGVDYVDSQTLAGSSKVTAWLQLNHDTTDALAELTTRLGQISFELPAGAEDPAVSVRRADSPYAIFYLNVHAEGKARSQVTDYLSRNITPVLSDIPGVQKVTLEGGRNPAMRVWIDADKLAVFNLNANDVQRALQGNNTIATLGYSENSRQRIDLLANTTLQTVEDFEQLVIKEMDGATIRLRDIAYVELGEEEGFVTARLDHQNTIFLAVWPLPGANEISIGDALYQKLERVNTTLPDGMSIDIGYDGTLYMRDAIKEIFTTLIETVLLVGIVVIAMMGSFRTALVPLITIPISILGAIAVMSLMGFSLNLLTILAIVLTVGLVVDDAIVVVENVARHMREGKSRFNAALISSRQLLVPVIAMTLTLAAVYAPIGFLSGLTGYLFREFAFTLAVAVLISGLVAITLSPVMSAYVSPEGGKEGRLTKNVNGGFERLQAKYLKLLDSIFAFKAPIIFVAIVFSLLVVPFYLFSQKELAPVEDQNSINVVVEAPPEASMSYTTNNMNQVVDTLKATDGGKFVWQILTKNAGFGGIELASFEQREQSVHESLPALYGQLGQISELNLLPVLPAALPTAGQFDVEVVIRTNDDYGTMRNYAEQIIGQAYQSGNFMFVDTDLKIDLPQSELVIDKTLVADLGLNLSDVNDQLSVLMSNNYVNRFNNEGKAYRVIPVVGNQQKFNPEDVLGMQIATADGTLVPVASFASIRAITAPRVLGSFNQQKSFRIFAGILPHVTKEQGLASIEQIATNIVPKNYSVDYAGESRQLRKEGNTMVGVLLISMVVVYFVLTIQFNSFRDPLVVLLGCAPLALSGALMLAFVGLTSVNIYSQIGLITLIGLIAKNGILIVEFANHMQLQGANKLNAVKSAASTRLRPILMTTAATVLGHFPLVLVTGAGAEARNSIGIILVAGMLIGTFFTLIVLPILYHWLAKDHRGETEIDELTEAPMHLKVVNAD